The following coding sequences lie in one Arachis hypogaea cultivar Tifrunner chromosome 4, arahy.Tifrunner.gnm2.J5K5, whole genome shotgun sequence genomic window:
- the LOC112796071 gene encoding LOW QUALITY PROTEIN: U-box domain-containing protein 54 (The sequence of the model RefSeq protein was modified relative to this genomic sequence to represent the inferred CDS: deleted 2 bases in 1 codon) — protein sequence MSSATLLTESLHSMHQSSSDEGAKSTMGSSQMFNNYYGIITSSSSEIVEIEEEEEEEEQDMKTSKLYLNNDAPRTMSRISEGKSSEEEESVYVAVGKSETSMEALTWTLKNLATTSSTMFYLIHVFPEIKHIPNPLGMGMIPKSQVSGEQVETYMAQERAKRRNLLHKFLQTCSACKVKVDTILIESDFVAKAILDLIPILHITKLVLGLNKSQLRKLRSRKGNGIADQVLQSAPEMCKVRIVCEGKEISENITGSGLGSVTLSFSSCHFHAP from the exons ATGTCCTCTGCAACATTATTAACCGAGTCCTTGCATAGTATGCACCAATCATCATCAGATGAAGGTGCTAAATCCACCATGGGAAGTTCCCAAATGTTCAACAACTACTATGGAATCATCACTAGTAGTAGTAGTGAGATAGtagagatagaagaagaagaagaagaagaagaacaagacatgaagacatcaaaattGTACCTTAATAATGATGCTCCTAGGACTATGTCAAGAATTAGTGAAGGGAAGAGTAGTGAGGAAGAAGAAAGTGTTTATGTAGCAGTTGGTAAGAGTGAGACAAGCATGGAAGCTCTAACATGGACTCTCAAGAACTTGGCTACTACCTCATCTACCATGTTTTATCTCATCCATGTTTTTCCTGAGATCAAACACATTCCAAATCCAT TGGGAATGGGAATGATCCCAAAGAGCCAAGTGAGTGGTGAGCAAGTAGAGACCTACATGGCCCAAGAAAGAGCCAAGAGAAGAAACCTCCTTCACAAGTTCCTTCAAACTTGTTCTGCTTGCAAGGTTAAGGTGGACACCATTCTCATTGAGAGTGATTTTGTTGCAAAGGCTATATTGGACTTGATCCCCATTCTTCATATTACAAAACTAGTTCTTGGACTCAACAAATCCCAATTAAG AAAACTAAGATCAAGAAAAGGGAATGGCATAGCAGATCAAGTACTTCAGAGTGCACCAGAAATGTGCAAGGTGAGAATTGTGTGTGAAGGGAAGGAAATTAGTGAAAACATAACTGGATCAGGGTTAGGTTCA GTCACCCTCTCCTTCTCCTCATGCCACTTCCATGCCCCATAA